The stretch of DNA GTTGCCTATAACCGTCGACTTGCTGCAGTCAATGGAAGTTGGCTGGGTGCATGGGGATTAGAGAAACTCTTGTGGGACATGCTTGTCTTCAAAAAGGTGCGTGCAATTTTGGGAGGAAAGATTCGCTTTGTACTTTCAGGCGGAGCACCTCTATCAGGTGATACCCAGAGATTTATCAATATATGCCTCGGGTAAGATAACGCATACCATCATCCCATGTTGTTAGTTGCAATTGTCTTGACCATCCTTGTTTATCATTTCATACATTTAAACACAATGAACTGTGATGTTTGTCTCAACATGCATAGAGACCTGCAAATTCACAAGTTTATGCAATTTCAGGGTTCCAATAGGGCAAGGGTATGGTCTGACTGAGACATGTGCTGGAGGAACATTTTCCGAGTATGATGACCCATCTGTTGGTCGTGTTGGTGCTCCACTACCTTGTTCGTACATCAAGGTAATTCTTGTTTTTATTAGCCATATTCTGATTTTAGATGAATTCATTTTTGTAGAAACCCTTGTGAGTTGAAGTCTTGAAAATCTTTTGTATTTGAAAGAATATGTtgattgttttggttttgaGATCACTGACAAGCTCATgctttgatatttttaactcACTGGTCTTTTTTCAGTTTGTATCTGATTGATTTCCATATTAGTGGACTAGTAACTATTATCTGTTGACATTTCACAGTTCTTGACACATTTGCAATTATATTCTCCAGCTGATTGACTGGTCAGAAGGTGGATACTTAACAAGTGACTCCCCAATGCCTCGGGGAGAGATTGTCATTGGTGGTCCTAATGTAACTAAAGGCTATTTCAAGAATGATgctaaaacaaatgaaatctaCAAGGTATGTGGTTGTGCTGTGGTTTGCAGAGTACTTCATGGCTTATTCTAATAACCTTCTGATCAGAATAATTTAGTAACTCTATACCTCATATTTTGTTAAGGTTGATGAAAGAGGTATGCGATGGTTCTACTCTGGTGACATCGGGCGCTTCCACCCAGATGGCTGCCTTGAAATCATTGACCGTAAAAAGGATATTGTGAAGCTTCAACATGGTGAATATGTGTCTCTCGGGAAGGTCAGAAATAGTTTTGTTGTGGTCAGACAAGATGTTGTTAGCACTTCTTAACTGATTGAACCATCACAGGTGGAGGCTGCTCTGATTGCGAGCCCATATGTGGAGAACATCATGATTCATGCTGATCCTTTCCACAGTTACTGTGTTGCGCTTGTGGTAGCTGCACACAATGAGCTGGAAAACTGGGCTTCACAGCAGGGAGTGACATATACTGATTTCGCAGAATTATGCCAGAAGCCAGAGGCTGTTAAAGAAGTGCTTGGATCATTATCAAAGGTTTGTGTTCGCCAATAACCTCGTGCCAGCAACAAATATGTTTTGCCCTCATAGTTATGTAGTAGATTGTGGCATACTAATTTGAATGAAAGCAAGCTGAAATTTGCAAATCATGTCAGACTTCTAGGatgaaaatttattaaacTATACTGAACTAACTTGCTGCATATATTCAGGCTGCGAAGCAAGCGCGACTGGAGAAGTTTGAGATCCCGACTAAGATCAAACTGGTACCTGAGCCATGGACCCCAGAGTCTGGCCTTGTCACTGCTGCACTCAAGCTCAAGAGGGAGGTGATCAGGAAGACGTATGAGAACGACCTTGCTGAATTTTACGCCTGATGATCGATGCTGATCGatccttctcttttttctgGCATTCTCAGCTACTCTAGGCTCTTATGAGTAAACTGATTATGAATGGATATATTGATTACCGGCAGGAGATAGCCTAAATTTTGGAGCAGTGGTTCTTTGATCTCTTGAGCTAGCATAACTGGATGGATGTAGCCTCATTTCACACTTCTGTTTCTCTGCCCTAATCTCCTttgaaatttggatttttcaaaGGAGAAAAATCGGCCTCCTTTGGGCAAATTTAATTCTCGGTCATTTGATACATTGGGCTATCCTATCTGGATCATGTTCATGACAACAACTACACCACTGGCATACCCGTAAAGGAAAGGCAAGGGAAAATGGACGGAGATTGGTCAGTGGTCTCCTCTCCCGGTCGAGTATTTCTGttgttttctttgattttgatttgggTTAAGAACAGTAGTCGGACATTCCACTTTttgttaagtttttttttttgattcgACATAACAAGAACAGAATCACGCTCTGTAGGATTTGAACCTACGATATTAGGTTTTGGAGACCCACGTTCTACCGAACTGAACTAAGAGCGTCCAACCAAGAAGACACGTTTTTGTGTTGTACATGTTTCAAGCTAACCTGTAGATTTgcctaaaaactttttaagacTTGTAGTTATTGGGCGCGGGCACCGCGATCAGGCCTAATAGATAAGTTTTAGAGGATATTTGGAAATTGGACAGCAAAAATTCTAACATGAAAATTAGTCCGAGTCTGCCATCCCACCGCAGTGGCCAAGCTAGTATATCAATAGCAGGTACTtcttccgtttcatattataatactaATACCAagattcatatgtgtgctaatgatacattaatacatggatgaatttagtcaatattagaaagtcttatattatgaaatagagggaatATAAACTGGGTTATTTCATACGTTAAAAACATTATAGGGTTAAAGTTGCCTTGgctcaaaaatatatttcctcCATATTCTAATATGCGGTTGTTGATTTCTCTAGCacatatttaatcattcatcttattcaaaaagtttatGCAATGTGGAAATATAagttatgattaaaatatatgattaaaatatatttaacaatagtCCAAtcaagataaaataaataataattactaagttttttaataaaatgaattatCAAAATCAAGAATGAAATGTATTAAATTATGGAGAGGTACCAAAGTTATcccacacatataaaagttagaATGAAGACAACAACGAACAACCTCACATCAAGCAAAGGAGCTAGCTAGACTCCAACACCTCTATATTTTGGCATTTGCtaatgtttataagtcaaaatttaaattttctattttaatatagAGTTAATGTTAaggtttttcaccaaagtttattttacaaccttGGCTTTAGATCGCTacgaacacgtatataaaaagttttattcataaattatttttcatttacaagtATGTCGTTTGACCTTTCTTTTAAAACCCCATAAGATGACACCCCAAGTGTACATGTAGAACTAGATGAAATGCTCTCCACTCATTAACTCAGTCAGCTTgacacattatatttttttaatgaactAAGTTGTTTTGActtattagagatagagaagCTAGCTCGCGAAGTACCTATGAGCCAAATGACAAACAAGAATTAAAAGGGAGTAGTCCACTGGCCCATCCCCTAGCTAGGCCCTTTTATAGGAACCCAAACAAGAGAAAACCAAAGCCCAATAAAACACAATTTAGCCCTCTTTGTTGCCCACCATCAATGCTTAATGCTACAACTCTCTAATGGTGTAACCCTAGTGCCACCACTTGTCAAGCCTATTTTTGCTCAGCTAGCGGAGAGGTGTCCACCTTTTGCGTCAATGCTAGTGAGCATGGGTGTCTTCCTAGTGGGACGACTGTCAGAAACTCAAGCCTCAAGCTCCATTTGCAATATTGATGACGAAGTTGATCTCATCTCCCTGCAATCCAGTCACGTCCCCTACCGACCATAGCAATGCCTAGGTCACTAGTTGCTCTGCCTTGTCGTCTCCAAGTCAAGTTGACCCCAACTCCAACACCAATGTTATCATGCCGCTAGCCTCCCTCTAGATTTGTTTAACCTTGCACTCAACACCTCCATTTCTTGGCTTGCGAGCTAAACAAGTTGGCTCGAGCTGGCAAACGAGCTACACTTTTTGGCTCACTAAGGTAACGAACTGAGTCAAGTCAGCTCAATATCCTCCCCTCCATAGAAGAGTCGGTAGGATAAAAGCGACAAATGGATCATTGAATAGGCCAGGATGGTGTACGGTCCAATCAATACGCTATCTAGAAAATTTGGATTAACTTGGTCGGATAATCCACATCCGCCAAAATAAAAACGTCATATCCAAAATTCGCAAACGTCCATTACTAAGCTTTATGAAAGCATTACCATATCTTCACTTGGTTATCTCTAACTGAACATGGAGCAGATTGGTCGGATGGATACTATCCAATCCACTTTCAACCTAGTATCCGACAAACTTATTTATTATGTGTTTCATATATATCCTTATACTAATTAACATACTCGAGTTCAAAATTACTTATCGAAACTCATCTTACTTTTAATCAATTTTACCTTTTTAGTTTCGAAGACACTTTCAAAGTCAGCCTAGGGCGAGTGAATCCGGTTTAATTGAGAGCCAACAGATTTTTTAGTGGTATTCCTTCTCGAGCTCCAATTCATTCTGTTAAGCTCCCGTTAATGAGATGCATGGAAAGATGGAATGGGAGGAAATGCAGTCCAGCCAGGAGATTTGGACAAATATACTTTAACTCAAGAGATAACCTACAAATGACAAAACAAAACCGAaaaatgtctttttttttccaattttgcGTCATTCGATTTCCAGACgccaaaaaaagagagagtaaAGAGAGTCCCACGTCTTGCGTCGGCATCTTTACTGAAGCTCCCCTCTTTCCCTCGCCTGCTGACACgcctcgccgctcgccgccgctcgagcTCGGTTTGCTTTCCGGCGCCCGgcgtccatggcggcggcggagggcgccgGAGAAGAGGTACAAGTATCAACCAATCTCTcttctttgtttgtttggttgtttcttTCGTGGGGGTGGATTGATTTTTCGGGAGTCTAAAGATAGCATTTTTTGTAGCCGAGCAGCCGCCTGGATTAGCCAGGCAGAGGCGCCCAAGATTCCGGCGATCTGTGGCCACCGGAGAcatggacggcgccggcggcggcggggagcgggGGCCTCCCCACGAGTACGTCCTCGCGCTCCCTGTCATGGCGTCGCTCGCCGTCGTGGCTTGCCACCTCGGCGTCTCCGTCCCCCGCAAGCCGCGGAGCTGCCTCCCCCGCGCCGTGCCCATGGGGTGGTGGTCGTTCAGGCTCCCCGtcctccccccgccgccgccgccgctgcatgCGGtcaagaaggagaaggaggaggaggaggaggaggcgaggggGACGCGGTGCCCGCCGCGCGTGGTCGTGGCCCTGCTTCTcgatcccgccgccgccgccgccacgggcaAGAGGCCGCCGAAGAGGGCGAGGAGGTGCCTGAACTGCGACGCGATGGAGACGCCGCAGTGGAGGTCGGGGCCGATGGGGAAGAGCACCCTCTGCAACGCGTGCGGCGTCCGGCTCAGGGCGGTGGGCACGCTGCTGgaccgccggccggcggcgaggacgatggCCGAGCCTCTCCCGAGGCCGGAGAgccccgagtcgccgccggaCGGCCCGATCTGGGAGCCCAGCCAcaggccgtcgccgtcgcccgacATCTACCTGGTCAGGAAGACGCCGAAGCCGGTAAGGCCGCCTCCCAATAAGAACCACCAGCCTTCGCCTTCGCcatcaccggcgccggcggcgaaggcgaaggcgaagaagccgaagcagaagaagaaaaagaagaggagctgCGTGCACTGCGGCTCGACGGAGACGCCGCAGTGGAGGGAGGGGCCGACTGGGCGTGGCACGCTGTGCAACGCGTGCGGCGTGCGGTACCGGCAGGGGAGGCTGCTGCCGGAGTACCGCCCCAAGGGGAGCCCCACCTTCTCGCCGTCGGAGCACGCCGCCAACCACCGCCGGGTGCTCCAGCTTCACCGCCAGCATCGCCAGAACAGCAgcttccctcctcctccgccgccggcgccgccgcccaagaCGGTCGACGAGCA from Oryza brachyantha chromosome 12, ObraRS2, whole genome shotgun sequence encodes:
- the LOC107303736 gene encoding GATA-type transcription factor sreA-like, translated to MAAAEGAGEEPPGLARQRRPRFRRSVATGDMDGAGGGGERGPPHEYVLALPVMASLAVVACHLGVSVPRKPRSCLPRAVPMGWWSFRLPVLPPPPPPLHAVKKEKEEEEEEARGTRCPPRVVVALLLDPAAAAATGKRPPKRARRCLNCDAMETPQWRSGPMGKSTLCNACGVRLRAVGTLLDRRPAARTMAEPLPRPESPESPPDGPIWEPSHRPSPSPDIYLVRKTPKPVRPPPNKNHQPSPSPSPAPAAKAKAKKPKQKKKKKRSCVHCGSTETPQWREGPTGRGTLCNACGVRYRQGRLLPEYRPKGSPTFSPSEHAANHRRVLQLHRQHRQNSSFPPPPPPAPPPKTVDEHQPVAPSQEQPADIPPPQEELVDVPAAANAGGGIGEATSALDALLLDGPSAPLIVDGDDDFLVS